From the genome of Gopherus evgoodei ecotype Sinaloan lineage chromosome 5, rGopEvg1_v1.p, whole genome shotgun sequence, one region includes:
- the MAVS gene encoding mitochondrial antiviral-signaling protein isoform X2, with the protein MGFAEDKVYEYIRENMSDFHHTRVLQLIRHLPCLSDADREEIEAYDDRKGNEFAVWKLFDYLKCRSGWVKELIEALRKNRHHDLADRVHCEYDAHQVGPRSKAPLPAVNNSLPSYTSVCSQMLPPTANPDPRCTGPTSANNPHMLALPRQPASLPGSGAPLPPQTNPSGAESCHDLGKYNTPVQEMEPMAKQKVTEDALTPWREAPSSQPTGNAALADLRASQEGNNHGDGLAPAAVRLSPGSPAGHLLASGAVPKEEVEVAQPSRPVPDSRGQSQDWAGRQQHPVCVSGGYFGNMNHLNVGNSRKTSMPGEPVQRGEPAAAPSPEDFKNQPEEVYYSSLERSPLASSANRDVHGDGQQPGDSLREQKIQALQGYENGNLTSSMVDVRDPVLLQIQFDAEQKRAQGQRDHGGERDAFPPHQIPTDLSEDVTAHDLGALHLGTICSASSSEKLASRPSSGPSQWIPEQNPDSGINSHHGERSGGCLADTLGVASGLANSRDPQSKVQIPTPAPHVLCPTSTPGPSNVLPTGSPIHPSMTSINRVLKLSNAMPAVEFPDLSGFSSTAVIPPSSPALPSDPSGPAFNSDLGELKSPIQERELPTRETDSSSSSMPKENANQVPKPPAPSVTRTSPGIPGNTAGTTAREAEWETENTLPDSPGGCQAFYNELDEEVELSKPGMLISTGGMEEPAKKQPESSETHVQYSGRSDRFVFSGECSLDSNPLMISESSSACSNSSRAQRNQPEENHYFSRSDHRPPAWAASSDPRRDEAMKTSRASFPPESSSTWDSTAVGTHEVHVVEYPSTDLREAPDLRVVANAYENPSLASSGSLRRLSEYSNSPWNSEALPESSPQNDNRPRRDSDGTSFPLKDYILPAAVAAFTSVVAFLFYKHLRN; encoded by the exons ATGGGGTTTGCTGAGGACAAGGTTTATGAGTACATTAGGGAAAACATGTCCGACTTCCATCACACCCGGGTGCTCCAGCTGATTCGTCATCTACCGTGTCTCTCTGATGCAGACAGG GAAGAGATTGAAGCCTATGACGACAGGAAAGGGAACGAGTTCGCCGTGTGGAAGCTCTTCGACTACTTGAAAtgcaggagtggctgggtgaAGGAGCTCATTGAGGCGCTCAGGAAGAACAGGCACCATGATCTCGCAGACAGGGTTCACTGCGAGTACGATGCTCACCAAGTCG GTCCTCGGAGCAAGGCACCACTTCCTGCTGTGAATAACTCTCTGCCTAGCTACACGTCGGTTTGCTCTCAGATGCTGCCACCGACTGCTAATCCTGATCCTCGGTGCACTGGCCCCACCTCTGCGAACAATCCCCACATGCTTGCATTGCCTAGGCAGCCAGCAAGTCTCCCAGGGTCTGGCGCACCCCTGCCTCCTCAGACTAATCCGTCTGGAGCGGAAAGCTGCCATGATCTGGGGAAATACAATACTCCTGTGCAAGAAATGGAGCCGATGGCAAAGCAAAAG GTTACAGAAGATGCCCTGACTCCATGGAGGGAAGCTCCGAGTTCCCAACCCACTGGGAATGCAGCACTAGCTGATCTCAGGGCATCACAGGAAGGCAATAACCATGGAGATGGTCTGGCCCCAGCAGCAGTCCGTTTATCTCCTGGATCACCAGCAGGACACCTGCTGGCTTCTGGGGCGGTTCCCAAAGAAGAGGTGGAAGTGGCCCAGCCAAGCAGACCAGTACCCGACTCGAGAGGACAGAGTCAGGACTGGGCTGGCCGCCAGCAGCATCCGGTCTGTGTGAGCGGTGGGTATTTTGGGAACATGAACCACCTGAACGTTGGGAACAGCAGAAAGACATCCATGCCTGGAGAGCCTGTTCAGAGAGGGGAGCCGGCCGCCGCTCCTAGCCCAGAGGATTTCAAGAACCAGCCAGAAGAGGTTTACTATTCTTCTTTGGAGCGCTCTCCCCTGGCTTCCAGTGCCAACAGAGATGTCCACGGAGATGGGCAGCAGCCTGGAGATTCGCTCCGGGAACAGAAGATTCAGGCTTTGCAGGGTTATGAGAATGGGAATCTGACGAGCAGCATGGTGGATGTTCGTGACCCTGTCCTCCTGCAGATCCAGTTTGATGCAGAGCAGAAACGTGCCCAGGGGCAGAGAGACCATGGCGGAGAGAGGGATGCGTTTCCCCCACACCAAATCCCCACGGACCTCAGTGAGGATGTGACTGCTCATGATTTGGGAGCATTACATCTTGGCACAATATGCTCAGCCAGCTCCTCTGAAAAACTGGCTTCAAGGCCCTCCAGTGGACCTTCCCAGTGGATCCCTGAGCAGAACCCAGATAGCGGCATCAATTCCCACCATGGTGAACGTTCGGGAGGGTGCCTAGCAGATACCCTGGGAGTTGCCAGTGGATTGGCAAACAGCAGGG ATCCTCAAAGCAAAGTCCAGATCCCAACTCCTGCACCTCACGTGCTATGCCCAACTTCGACTCCTGGGCCCAGCAACGTTCTTCCAACCGGTTCCCCCATCCATCCCAGTATGACTAGCATTAACAGAGTTCTCAAGCTCTCCAATGCCATGCCTGCTGTGGAATTCCCTGACCTTAGTGGCTTCTCCTCTACTGCTGTGATTCCACCTAGTTCGCCTGCATTGCCTTCTGACCCATCAGGGCCAGCGTTCAACAGCGACCTGGGTGAGCTGAAATCTCCCATCCAAGAGCGCGAACTGCCAACGAGAGagacagacagcagcagcagctccatgcCAAAGGAGAAC GCAAATCAAGTGCCAAAGCCCCCTGCTCCGAGTGTGACCCGAACCAGTCCAGGGATCCCTGGGAACACAGCTGGCACCACCGCGAGGGAGGCAGAGTGGGAGACCGAAAACACCTTGCCAGACTCCCCTGGGGGCTGCCAAGCGTTCTACAATGAGCTGGATGAAGAGGTGGAGCTCAGCAAGCCAGGCATGCTAATCTCCACCGGAGGCATGGAGGAGCCAGCCAAGAAGCAGCCAGAGTCATCCGAGACCCATGTCCAATATTCTGGGAGGTCTGATCGCTTCGTCTTCAGCGGTGAGTgctctctggacagcaatccccTAATGATAAGCGAATCCAGCAGTGCCTGTTCCAATTCCAGCAGAGCCCAGAGGAATCAGCCTGAAGAGAATCACTACTTCTCTCGCTCTGACCACCGCCCCCCAGCTTGGGCTGCCAGCAGTGACCCAAGAAGAGATGAGGCTATGAAAACCAGCAGAGCCTCCTTTCCaccagagagcagcagcacctGGGACAGCACAGCTGTGGGAACTCATGAAGTCCATGTAGTTGAGTATCCTAGCACTGATCTGAGGGAGGCTCCCGACCTGAGGGTTGTAGCCAATGCCTATGAAAACCCATCTCTAGCCAGTTCTGGCTCCCTCAGGAGGCTCTCTGAATATTCCAACTCTCCTTGGAATTCAGAAGCCCTGCCAGAAAGTTCCCCCCAGAACGATAACAGGCCAAGGCGAGACAGTGATGGGACATCCTTTCCCTTGAAGGACTATATACTACCAGCTGCCGTTGCTGCTTTCACTTCTGTTGTGGCTTTCCTATTCTATAAGCATCTGCGGAATTAG
- the MAVS gene encoding mitochondrial antiviral-signaling protein isoform X1, which translates to MLPGSRSRCEAKMGFAEDKVYEYIRENMSDFHHTRVLQLIRHLPCLSDADREEIEAYDDRKGNEFAVWKLFDYLKCRSGWVKELIEALRKNRHHDLADRVHCEYDAHQVGPRSKAPLPAVNNSLPSYTSVCSQMLPPTANPDPRCTGPTSANNPHMLALPRQPASLPGSGAPLPPQTNPSGAESCHDLGKYNTPVQEMEPMAKQKVTEDALTPWREAPSSQPTGNAALADLRASQEGNNHGDGLAPAAVRLSPGSPAGHLLASGAVPKEEVEVAQPSRPVPDSRGQSQDWAGRQQHPVCVSGGYFGNMNHLNVGNSRKTSMPGEPVQRGEPAAAPSPEDFKNQPEEVYYSSLERSPLASSANRDVHGDGQQPGDSLREQKIQALQGYENGNLTSSMVDVRDPVLLQIQFDAEQKRAQGQRDHGGERDAFPPHQIPTDLSEDVTAHDLGALHLGTICSASSSEKLASRPSSGPSQWIPEQNPDSGINSHHGERSGGCLADTLGVASGLANSRDPQSKVQIPTPAPHVLCPTSTPGPSNVLPTGSPIHPSMTSINRVLKLSNAMPAVEFPDLSGFSSTAVIPPSSPALPSDPSGPAFNSDLGELKSPIQERELPTRETDSSSSSMPKENANQVPKPPAPSVTRTSPGIPGNTAGTTAREAEWETENTLPDSPGGCQAFYNELDEEVELSKPGMLISTGGMEEPAKKQPESSETHVQYSGRSDRFVFSGECSLDSNPLMISESSSACSNSSRAQRNQPEENHYFSRSDHRPPAWAASSDPRRDEAMKTSRASFPPESSSTWDSTAVGTHEVHVVEYPSTDLREAPDLRVVANAYENPSLASSGSLRRLSEYSNSPWNSEALPESSPQNDNRPRRDSDGTSFPLKDYILPAAVAAFTSVVAFLFYKHLRN; encoded by the exons GTGCGAAGCAAAGATGGGGTTTGCTGAGGACAAGGTTTATGAGTACATTAGGGAAAACATGTCCGACTTCCATCACACCCGGGTGCTCCAGCTGATTCGTCATCTACCGTGTCTCTCTGATGCAGACAGG GAAGAGATTGAAGCCTATGACGACAGGAAAGGGAACGAGTTCGCCGTGTGGAAGCTCTTCGACTACTTGAAAtgcaggagtggctgggtgaAGGAGCTCATTGAGGCGCTCAGGAAGAACAGGCACCATGATCTCGCAGACAGGGTTCACTGCGAGTACGATGCTCACCAAGTCG GTCCTCGGAGCAAGGCACCACTTCCTGCTGTGAATAACTCTCTGCCTAGCTACACGTCGGTTTGCTCTCAGATGCTGCCACCGACTGCTAATCCTGATCCTCGGTGCACTGGCCCCACCTCTGCGAACAATCCCCACATGCTTGCATTGCCTAGGCAGCCAGCAAGTCTCCCAGGGTCTGGCGCACCCCTGCCTCCTCAGACTAATCCGTCTGGAGCGGAAAGCTGCCATGATCTGGGGAAATACAATACTCCTGTGCAAGAAATGGAGCCGATGGCAAAGCAAAAG GTTACAGAAGATGCCCTGACTCCATGGAGGGAAGCTCCGAGTTCCCAACCCACTGGGAATGCAGCACTAGCTGATCTCAGGGCATCACAGGAAGGCAATAACCATGGAGATGGTCTGGCCCCAGCAGCAGTCCGTTTATCTCCTGGATCACCAGCAGGACACCTGCTGGCTTCTGGGGCGGTTCCCAAAGAAGAGGTGGAAGTGGCCCAGCCAAGCAGACCAGTACCCGACTCGAGAGGACAGAGTCAGGACTGGGCTGGCCGCCAGCAGCATCCGGTCTGTGTGAGCGGTGGGTATTTTGGGAACATGAACCACCTGAACGTTGGGAACAGCAGAAAGACATCCATGCCTGGAGAGCCTGTTCAGAGAGGGGAGCCGGCCGCCGCTCCTAGCCCAGAGGATTTCAAGAACCAGCCAGAAGAGGTTTACTATTCTTCTTTGGAGCGCTCTCCCCTGGCTTCCAGTGCCAACAGAGATGTCCACGGAGATGGGCAGCAGCCTGGAGATTCGCTCCGGGAACAGAAGATTCAGGCTTTGCAGGGTTATGAGAATGGGAATCTGACGAGCAGCATGGTGGATGTTCGTGACCCTGTCCTCCTGCAGATCCAGTTTGATGCAGAGCAGAAACGTGCCCAGGGGCAGAGAGACCATGGCGGAGAGAGGGATGCGTTTCCCCCACACCAAATCCCCACGGACCTCAGTGAGGATGTGACTGCTCATGATTTGGGAGCATTACATCTTGGCACAATATGCTCAGCCAGCTCCTCTGAAAAACTGGCTTCAAGGCCCTCCAGTGGACCTTCCCAGTGGATCCCTGAGCAGAACCCAGATAGCGGCATCAATTCCCACCATGGTGAACGTTCGGGAGGGTGCCTAGCAGATACCCTGGGAGTTGCCAGTGGATTGGCAAACAGCAGGG ATCCTCAAAGCAAAGTCCAGATCCCAACTCCTGCACCTCACGTGCTATGCCCAACTTCGACTCCTGGGCCCAGCAACGTTCTTCCAACCGGTTCCCCCATCCATCCCAGTATGACTAGCATTAACAGAGTTCTCAAGCTCTCCAATGCCATGCCTGCTGTGGAATTCCCTGACCTTAGTGGCTTCTCCTCTACTGCTGTGATTCCACCTAGTTCGCCTGCATTGCCTTCTGACCCATCAGGGCCAGCGTTCAACAGCGACCTGGGTGAGCTGAAATCTCCCATCCAAGAGCGCGAACTGCCAACGAGAGagacagacagcagcagcagctccatgcCAAAGGAGAAC GCAAATCAAGTGCCAAAGCCCCCTGCTCCGAGTGTGACCCGAACCAGTCCAGGGATCCCTGGGAACACAGCTGGCACCACCGCGAGGGAGGCAGAGTGGGAGACCGAAAACACCTTGCCAGACTCCCCTGGGGGCTGCCAAGCGTTCTACAATGAGCTGGATGAAGAGGTGGAGCTCAGCAAGCCAGGCATGCTAATCTCCACCGGAGGCATGGAGGAGCCAGCCAAGAAGCAGCCAGAGTCATCCGAGACCCATGTCCAATATTCTGGGAGGTCTGATCGCTTCGTCTTCAGCGGTGAGTgctctctggacagcaatccccTAATGATAAGCGAATCCAGCAGTGCCTGTTCCAATTCCAGCAGAGCCCAGAGGAATCAGCCTGAAGAGAATCACTACTTCTCTCGCTCTGACCACCGCCCCCCAGCTTGGGCTGCCAGCAGTGACCCAAGAAGAGATGAGGCTATGAAAACCAGCAGAGCCTCCTTTCCaccagagagcagcagcacctGGGACAGCACAGCTGTGGGAACTCATGAAGTCCATGTAGTTGAGTATCCTAGCACTGATCTGAGGGAGGCTCCCGACCTGAGGGTTGTAGCCAATGCCTATGAAAACCCATCTCTAGCCAGTTCTGGCTCCCTCAGGAGGCTCTCTGAATATTCCAACTCTCCTTGGAATTCAGAAGCCCTGCCAGAAAGTTCCCCCCAGAACGATAACAGGCCAAGGCGAGACAGTGATGGGACATCCTTTCCCTTGAAGGACTATATACTACCAGCTGCCGTTGCTGCTTTCACTTCTGTTGTGGCTTTCCTATTCTATAAGCATCTGCGGAATTAG